The Cytobacillus oceanisediminis genomic interval GCAAAGTACCAGTTTTTGATACTGAACGTTTGAAGCGACGAAGAGCATCTTCAAGCGATTCGTTTTTACGAACGACGGTTTTAGACATTCTCTTTCCCTCCCTCCGAGCACAACACACTTACATCAACAACATGGTTTATTCCATGTACCTTGCAATTATAATATAACAGCTTATCAAGGTCAACAGTAATTAGCCTGCTATAGGATTAGTTTTTATTTGATTGTGATTGTTTTATACCCCATTCATGACAAGCTAAACAATTTTTCGCACTTAAGCATGTCCCAGCATGCTGTCCCATAGTATTAATTGTAGGGGGTGAATGCTTGGTCCAGCTGTTATTATTTTTTCTGCTAATCGGGTTATTTATTTATGGTATGACACTTTTAAGATCAGGTCTGTTTAATTTATCTGCCGATTCATTAAAAAAATGGCTGGCAGTGATGACAAATTCACCGTGGAAAGGCCTTGTTATTGGCACAATGGTCACCGCTGTCCTGCAGAGCAGTTCAGCGGTAATGATTATTACAATTGGAATGGTTTCTGCACGGATGCTTACTTTCCCCCAGACAATCGGCATCATTTTAGGAACCAACATCGGGACAACATTTACGACAGAATTAATCACTTTTAATATAGAATCTTATATTATTCCGCTTGCTGCTGCCGGAAGCATCCTGGCTGTATTGAAGAAAAACAGCATGCGAAGCACCGGTCTGGCATTACTGGGTTTATCAGCGGTTTTTGCAGCAATGCGCGGGTTTGAATATCTGGCCGGTTCAGTTAAAGATAATGATATGGTCAATCACTGGCTGCTTACTTTGGATGGGAATTACATGTTCGCAGTAGCTGCTGGAATTGTCCTTACTGCGATTATCCAATCAAGCACCGCAACAACTGGCATTATCATGGGGTTTTTAACTGCAGGGGCAATGGATTTGGATACCGGCATTGCCATAATGCTTGGTTCTAATATCGGAACATGCGTAGACGCTTATTTAGCATCCATCGGTTCCGGAAAAGAAGCAAAGCTGACTGCCTTTGCACACATCTGGCTGAACTGCCTGGGTGTCGCAGCCTTTTATCCTTTTATTCATGCCCTTGCTGTTTTTGGACAAAGTGCAGCCAGTTCCCCGGATGTGCAGCTTGCACACATCAGTGTTTTATTTAATGTGATATCCTCACTGCTTGTTCTTCCAGTTGCAAATCAGTTTGGAAGGTTTGTCATTAGGCTTCATGACCGATAGAACAATAAAAAAATGCCGGGAAATCCAGGCATTTTTTTACAACAAGTATAATATTTTGAATTTCGATAACTGTCTTGCTCCAGGCGCCATCGGCTCACGGGTCTAAGCCGATAAACGGGCGCCTTCCGCTTTTCTTAATAATCTGAATCGCTTGTTAAACCGTTGACAATAGCAGCGCCAGAGCTTGCTCCAATTCTCGTTGCACCTGCATCAATCATTTTCTGTGCATCTTCAGCGCTTCTTACTCCGCCTGAAGCTTTAACACCGATTTCCGGGCCGACAGTTTTTCTCATAAGGGCGATGTCTTCAGCTGTTGCTCCTCCTGTTGAAAATCCTGTAGATGTTTTAACAAAGTCAGCACCTGCTTTTACAGAAAGTTCACATGCTCTAACTTTTTCTTCTTCAGTAAGAAGGCAAGTTTCGATAATAACCTTTGTTAATGCTTTTCCTTTGGCAGCATCAACAACGGCACGGATGTCTCTTTCCACAAGCTCATTGTCTCCGCCTTTTAAAGCACCGATGTTAATTACCATATCTACTTCTGTTGCCCCGTTTTCAATGGCATTCTTTGTTTCAAATGCTTTTGTTTCCGGTGTGGAAGCTCCCAGCGGGAAGCCGATTACTGTGCAGACTTTCACTTCAGTGCCGTTAAGCAAGTCGCTTGAAAGTTTGACCCATGCCGGGTTTACACAAACTGACGCAAAATTGTATTCTTTAGCCTCGGCACAGATTTTTTCTATTTGGTCTTTTGTTGCATCGGCTTTAAGTAATGTATGATCGATCATTTTTGCTACGTTATTTGTCATTTTAACTACTCCTTTTAAAAAACAGTTGTACGTACCTCTTACATAATATCATTTAGATAATAAAATATCGAGCACTATTTATGTTTTTTGTAATCGTTTTCGAAAGTAGTTTTTCCCAAAATATATTATTAAATGAATCATAAAAAAAGGAATTACCATTAGGTAATTCCTTTAAACTGCAGCCTCTTCTGTTTCGCTCAATTCATCAAGGACTCTTACAAATTGACCTTCATTGTAAGGGTAGCCAGCTTTTGTAATTTTAACTTTTACAATCTGGCCGACCATTTCTTCCGTTGCCGGGAAGACAACTTTCAAGTAATTGTCTGTGTATCCGACGTATAAATTGCTGTCACGGCCTTCTTTAAAGCTTTCTTCTGGAATAACTTCAAGAACTTCGCCTTCATACTGAGATGCGTATTCTTTTGCAAGCTGATCTGATAATGCAATCAGGCGATGGACACGCTCGTTTTTGACTTCTTCATCAATCTGGTCGTCCATTCTCGCTGCAGGTGTTCCTGTACGCTTTGAATAAGGAAATACATGAAGCTCGGAGAATTTATGTTCTTTAATAAAGTTGTACGTTTCCATAAATTCTTCTTCTGTTTCTCCCGGGAAGCCAACGATAACATCTGATGTAACAGCCAAACCTGGGAGAGCTTCCTTTAAGCGTTCAAGACGCTCAGCAAAAAACTCCATGGTATACTTGCGGCGCATTCTCTTAAGGACAGTATTTGAGCCTGACTGAAGAGGAATGTGCAAGTGCCTTACAACAACCTTGGACTGATCCATAACTTCAATAACTTCATCGGTAATCTGGCTGGCTTCAATAGAAGAAATTCTTAAACGTTTAAGACCTTTTACCTGAGCTTCCAGATCCCTAAGAAGCATAGCCAGATTATAATCTTTCATGTCTTCGCCATAACCGCCTGTATGGATTCCAGTCAGAACGATTTCTTTATAGCCGGCATCAACCAGCTGCTGCGCCTGGCGGATTACTTCTTTCGGATCCCTGGATCTCATTAAACCGCGCGCCCAGGGGATAATGCAGAATGTACAGAAGTTATTGCAGCCTTCCTGAATTTTAAGGGAAGCACGTGTCCGATCTGTAAATGCCGGAACATCTAGCTCTTCGTAGACACGATTCTTCATGATGTTTCCAACACCATTGATCGGCTGCCGTTCTTGTTTATACTGCTCGATATATTCAAGCATCTTTACTCGATCCTGGGTGCCAACAACGATATCCACTCCAGGAATAGCCATAATTTCGGCAGGTGAGGTTTGTGCATAACAGCCCGTTACACAGATAACCGCATCAGGGTTTTTCCTGATTGCCCTTCTGATTACCTGGCGGCTTTTCTTATCACCAGTATTTGTAACCGTACATGTGTTAATCACATATACATCTGAAACGGATTCAAAGTCTGTCCGTTCATAGCCAGCTTCTTTGAACAGCTGCCAAATGGCTTCTGTTTCGTAATGATTGACTTTGCAGCCAAGTGTATGAAATGCAACTGCAGGCATCTAATTTCACCCCATTAATTCAAAATGATAGGAAACAGCTGACAGCAAATAGAGAGGTGCTGTCTCTGTTCTTAAAATACGCGGCCCTAACCCGCAGGCAAGAAAGCCTGCTTCCTTCAGCAATGAAACTTCATTGTCAGAAAGCCCGCCTTCAGGCCCGAATACAACCATAAGTGATTGTCCTTTATTCATAGAAGAAAGTGTTTTATAGAGCACAGAGTCCTCTCCCTGCTTCGCTTCTTCCTCAAAGGCAATCAATTTATATGAATAATCTCCAGATAATTTCAGCAATGACTTCAAATCAAGAGGTGCAAACACTTCAGGCACCATGGTCCTGTGTGACTGTTCAGCAGCTTCTTTAGCAATCTTCTGCCATCTCTCTGCTTTTTTCACAGATTTCTTCGCATCCCATTTTACTACTGAACGGGCTGAAGTAAAAGGGATAAAACGATGTGCTCCCAGCTCAGTGCCCTTTTGAATGATCCACTCCAGCTTATCCCCTTTAGGCAGTCCGCTCACAATAGTAATATCGGCAGGCAGCTCAGAAGACCCTTCAATCCATTGTACAACTTCTGCAGCCACATGTTCATCGGTAATTTCTGCAATTGAGCAAAGTGCGCTATTTTGGGATTGATCGACACAGATAATATTGTCGCCTTCTTTCATGCGCATTACTTTCACAATATGATGGCGGTCTTCCCCTTTAATTTGAAAGACATTTTCCTTTACAGCATTCTCTGCGAAATACCTCTGCACAACCTGCACCCTCTTTCTTACCTGTCCAAAATTCTTTCAACTGTAAAAGGGGGTAAGTTGATTACCCCCTTTTTCACATTATTACTTTCTCCTTGCCACAATAGCAACCCAATCTTCCATTTGAATGGTCTCTTCAATTTCAAATCCTGCAGAGGAAATAGCATTTCTTACTTCCTGTTTCTTCTGCTGGATAATGCCTGAAGCGATAAAGTATCCGCCTGCCTTTACGACTGATGCAACATCGTCAGTAAATCGGAGAATCACTTCTGCAAGGATGTTGGCAACGACCACATCAGCTCCCTGGCTGACACCATCGAGCAGATTTCCTTGTGATACTTCCACAATATTCTGCACTTTATTCAGCTTAATATTTAATTTAGCTGAATTTACTGCCACTTCATCAAGATCAAGTGCTTTCACCTTCTCAGCACCAAGCATAGCGGCAGCAATGCTTAACACACCCGATCCTGTTCCTACATCTACAACTTTATCACCCTGTTTTACTGTTCTTTCAAGTGCTTGTATACACATTACCGTAGTGGGGTGTGTACCCGTTCCAAAAGCCATGCCAGGGTCAAGCTCTATAATAAGCTCATCACTGCTGACAGGTGTGTAATCCTCCCAGGTTGGGACAATGGTAAAGCGTTCTGAAATTTTTACAGGGTTATAATATTTTTTCCAGGCAGTAGCCCATTCTTCTTCATTTACTTCGCTAATGCTAACTTTATTTGCCCCAATGTCAATGTTAAATAAAATCAGATTATTGATTGCTT includes:
- the rpsU gene encoding 30S ribosomal protein S21: MSKTVVRKNESLEDALRRFKRSVSKTGTLQEARKREFYEKPSIKRKKKSEAARKRKW
- a CDS encoding Na/Pi symporter, whose protein sequence is MVQLLLFFLLIGLFIYGMTLLRSGLFNLSADSLKKWLAVMTNSPWKGLVIGTMVTAVLQSSSAVMIITIGMVSARMLTFPQTIGIILGTNIGTTFTTELITFNIESYIIPLAAAGSILAVLKKNSMRSTGLALLGLSAVFAAMRGFEYLAGSVKDNDMVNHWLLTLDGNYMFAVAAGIVLTAIIQSSTATTGIIMGFLTAGAMDLDTGIAIMLGSNIGTCVDAYLASIGSGKEAKLTAFAHIWLNCLGVAAFYPFIHALAVFGQSAASSPDVQLAHISVLFNVISSLLVLPVANQFGRFVIRLHDR
- the deoC gene encoding deoxyribose-phosphate aldolase; its protein translation is MTNNVAKMIDHTLLKADATKDQIEKICAEAKEYNFASVCVNPAWVKLSSDLLNGTEVKVCTVIGFPLGASTPETKAFETKNAIENGATEVDMVINIGALKGGDNELVERDIRAVVDAAKGKALTKVIIETCLLTEEEKVRACELSVKAGADFVKTSTGFSTGGATAEDIALMRKTVGPEIGVKASGGVRSAEDAQKMIDAGATRIGASSGAAIVNGLTSDSDY
- the mtaB gene encoding tRNA (N(6)-L-threonylcarbamoyladenosine(37)-C(2))-methylthiotransferase MtaB → MPAVAFHTLGCKVNHYETEAIWQLFKEAGYERTDFESVSDVYVINTCTVTNTGDKKSRQVIRRAIRKNPDAVICVTGCYAQTSPAEIMAIPGVDIVVGTQDRVKMLEYIEQYKQERQPINGVGNIMKNRVYEELDVPAFTDRTRASLKIQEGCNNFCTFCIIPWARGLMRSRDPKEVIRQAQQLVDAGYKEIVLTGIHTGGYGEDMKDYNLAMLLRDLEAQVKGLKRLRISSIEASQITDEVIEVMDQSKVVVRHLHIPLQSGSNTVLKRMRRKYTMEFFAERLERLKEALPGLAVTSDVIVGFPGETEEEFMETYNFIKEHKFSELHVFPYSKRTGTPAARMDDQIDEEVKNERVHRLIALSDQLAKEYASQYEGEVLEVIPEESFKEGRDSNLYVGYTDNYLKVVFPATEEMVGQIVKVKITKAGYPYNEGQFVRVLDELSETEEAAV
- a CDS encoding 16S rRNA (uracil(1498)-N(3))-methyltransferase encodes the protein MQRYFAENAVKENVFQIKGEDRHHIVKVMRMKEGDNIICVDQSQNSALCSIAEITDEHVAAEVVQWIEGSSELPADITIVSGLPKGDKLEWIIQKGTELGAHRFIPFTSARSVVKWDAKKSVKKAERWQKIAKEAAEQSHRTMVPEVFAPLDLKSLLKLSGDYSYKLIAFEEEAKQGEDSVLYKTLSSMNKGQSLMVVFGPEGGLSDNEVSLLKEAGFLACGLGPRILRTETAPLYLLSAVSYHFELMG
- the prmA gene encoding 50S ribosomal protein L11 methyltransferase: MKWSEISIHTANEAVEPISNILHEAGASGVVIEDPLELVKERKDQFGEIYQLNPQDYPEEGVIVKAYLPVNSFLGETVDEIKEAINNLILFNIDIGANKVSISEVNEEEWATAWKKYYNPVKISERFTIVPTWEDYTPVSSDELIIELDPGMAFGTGTHPTTVMCIQALERTVKQGDKVVDVGTGSGVLSIAAAMLGAEKVKALDLDEVAVNSAKLNIKLNKVQNIVEVSQGNLLDGVSQGADVVVANILAEVILRFTDDVASVVKAGGYFIASGIIQQKKQEVRNAISSAGFEIEETIQMEDWVAIVARRK